The segment GGCATTTATTAGGTTCTTATGAACTTGGATCTTGATGCTACTTTCTTCTTTGGCTTAATATTAAAGAATTTGTTAGCTTTTATCTTAAGCCTAATATTATTGTGTGTGTGGTAAATTTTAGATTTCATGGAAGGGGCTTAAAAGTTACCATTCATCTTGGTTGGAAATATAAGAGGAGAATAACTTTCAAATAGGAAGTTTTCTGATATTTCGTTTATTTGTCTTTCTCAGTGCCCTGTCTATGGATTCTGGAACCATATATAGATTAACCATATTTTTTATGTGTATTGTAACGGCAGGGGTGTTGAACCATCTGTTTCAACAGCAGAAATCAAGAAGGCTTATCGGAAAGCTGCTCTTAGACATCATCCTGACAAGGTTTCTTACATCTGCTGCTATTATATATTACTTTTGGTTTTAGAAATTTCGTGGTGATCTGACTGGTATTCTACTTATGTAGGCTGTTCAATTCCTCGTAAGAACCGAAAATGGAGATGACAAGCTTTGGAAGGAGATAAGAGAAGAAGCCTACAAGGATGCTGACAAACTATTTAAGATAATTGGAGAGGCATATGCAGTACTTTCAGACCCTACTAAGGTATATGAGCATTATAATCcctttatttttttaacttttttctttTGGGTTCTGGGAAAATATGGTGTTTTATCTTGCAACAATGTATTTGTGCAGCGCTCGAGGTATGATTCTGAAGAAGAGACAAGGAATGTGCAAAAGAAACATACTGGACGTACATCCAGAGTTGCAACAGCAGATGCTCAAAGTTATTCATTTGATAAAAGCAGTGGTATGCGGTCATGGAGAGAGGCTAGAAGAGCATTTGGCCCGTCAAGCTTCAAAGGTTCAAAAGCCACTAGATCAAATAGATTCTATTGACTATTGTGAGCCTCGTGTTTGTTAATCTCGAGATATCTGATCTGGTTATATGATGAGGTTTAGCAGATTCAGATTTGTGTAGGGACTCTCCAGAAGGGAATTTAGTCCAACCACTCCTAGAACAAGATTTGAACTTCTAGGAGGTAATACCAGATGGTTGAAAGCATCTGTGCAAGTTCTGGGTCATGCCAGTACCTAAtgatctttttcttttctcctgAGTTTCTCTAGCAGTTTGTGAATGGTCTATATAAACTTGAAATAATGAAGTCCATGTTTTAAGCCTGTAAGGCCTTTGGGTTCGAGGAAATCAATTGTTAATAAAGAAAGTCGAGTAAATGTACAGACATTACAAAGAACATTTTTGCAGTTTTCTACTTCTCCGGCTGACATTCGGCTAAGAACAGTTTGCTCTTTAATTTGTTGAAGACTCTGAAAATTCTTATAATTTTTTTGCTACCCTTTCCCCTCCTTTCCAGTTTTGATTTCTTGTGCTTTGAAATGTTTCTGTAACACGATCAAAGATGTTTGATTGTACAGATATTTGAAGAGCAGCTTAAATGCCTAGACATTTGACCTTCTATTACtatgcttttcttttctttcttttccttttgctGATTTTGATGCTTCAATAAGGTTTTGGGGGACTAGCTTTCAGTTTCACCTTGGTGGAAGGCTAAATTATTTTTAGTATATTGCATCATTTAtggaattgaaaattttcaacatgATGTAAAGAAATTGTTTAAACACTTTGAACACCATTAGTATGGCctgtttaaatatattttcagaTTTCAGATTTCAATATATTCAATAATCCATATttacatgattaatatatatatatatataaatccgaGATATATTACACTTAATACTTGTTGGAAAGAATAGTCAATTAGTCATGAATTCGAATAAATTAATTTCTAGACTCTAGAATCTTGAAGTTTCTAGGGTTTTCTCTTTACCATTAAGCCAATACTTCTTTGATGAACAAAAATGAAATCAAACATTATAAATTAAACCAataaatgaaaggaaaaatatTAAGAAAATTCAGCATGAACGAGGATTACATTGTATATGTAGATGCATTGCTTAGAGAACAAGGAACTAAGAACATAATAAGAAAAAAGCATTCCCTGCATCTCTACTGAGTTTTATTCCTCCCCAACCTTGAAAaccaaagaaataaagaaaataaaaaacaattGATAACCAAGAAACATGAAAAGAGAAAGTGCTTTTGAAATTCATCTACATATTAATTGAATGTCCAATTTTTGTAGAATGGttcaaaagaatatatatatatattaattttgtcACAAGACATTCAATTGAAGAAAGTGATTGGATGAATTATTGCCAAAGAAATTGAAACTGCTTTTAAGGAATTATTAaactaatatatttaaatttcaacTTGGCCTATAAGATACAAGCTAAATGAATGATTAATCAATTTGTATTTGGACTAAAAGTATAAAGGTGAAGACAAATTAGAACCAATAACTCAACATACAAGTAAAAAAAAGGTGAACGTCTACTTAGAAATGGAGTCCATCGACAAAACTTATTAGTCACTTATCGAATAAAACTTTCAGCACTTATCGGTTAGTTGCAGGGCCATAGTGTAGGGTCTCATTATTGGCCATTATATTTCTCGCAAGGTTAGGTGATCTAATTCATTAAAATCAAACTAGTAAACATAAAATACAAAACGTCATTTACTATTGACAAGACAAACAAGCATAACATACAAAAAGTTACTGTCTTTTTACTTAGCAAATAATTAGTCAGTAATGATTTGATAACCCACATGTTATCACCACTGTTTATACAAACTCTATTTCATATCTGCGCTCACAACGAAACAGAGAGAAGGCAGTTTAGTTAGTTTATCTACCTACCAACCAACCCTCCATCCATTAACAGTTTCAATTTACAAAGGCAACAAACGTGAAAAGACAAACGCTTAGCAGTGCAACTTGATTACATGAGCTACCCTCTGGAAGAAAAGAGGGCACATGCCGGTGCTGAACTTAATCACATCCCTCATCCACTCCGGCGCCACTCTCTCAAATGTCCCTAATGACGATACCCGGTACACCAACTCTGCTTCTTCTCCGCCAGCTTTGTTTATCCATGTTAGACTGAATGAGTAACCTGTTTTATTTATCCACAATATAAATAATAACCAATTAGTTTTGAAATGATTCTTCAATAGCTATCACAAATCTGATACTCGAAATTTTATGGATTCAGTATGATGCTTAAGTAAAGAATTACCACTTGATTGATGCAGAGCTGAAATGCATAGTCCGCCAGGTTGATTATTAGTGGATATTTTCATGTCCAGTAAGCACTCAGTAAGAGCTTGAAAAAGACAAGTAGCTCTAGCAGTGGCTGTGGCACTTGCATCTGGACTGCCTTTACAGCATTCTAGCTggcatagccatccaaaacaatCAGTACAGAACACACATGTAGAAGCTAACAGCTTTTGAGAAAAAAGATAATAGATTGAGATGATACCAGCTGAAAATGTGTAAGATCCGCATGAGACAAAGCTTTCTCAGACAAGTCTTCCGCCAATGCATTAGTCATGGCAACATTGCAGTTAGTTGAAACAGAAGTAATAGTATTGTCATTTGTCTCAGCAGCAGATTCCCTGCTACACTTTCTCGTCATCATTCCAATGGACCTTCCAGAAACCTTTTCagatgaaacttgtgcaattctAGGAGAAACTGTTGGTACAATATCAAGTTTGCCATCTTTATTTTGTCCCTCATGGTGCAGATTTTGCAGCCTGCTAACTTCTAGAGAAAGTGCTTTATCTGCCATAAATTTTAGACTTCAGTAAGAAAGACCTAAACAAATGCTTGATAGGAAGCACAAGAAAGTTAAAAGGTTTAATAAAGGCAACACATTAGTAGTCTGGTGCACAAATCACTTAAATCTTGCCATACACTAGAGGCGGCTATAAGATGGATTACTGACCCTAAAGGACATATGAACCTCAACCGGAGAAGCTTCAAATTAAGACCTTTTTTTTACCCAAAAGGTACAGtttcaatcaaattcatacaAATCCAGTTAAATCAAAATTTTGCAACTTTTCAGCTGATAATTACCATATTCTGATTATTTTACAAGCATTATGTAAATTATTAAGATGCCTTTATTAGCAGGATGTGATCCAAAAGACCAGTGTTATATACATAGACTTAACCACCTCAATTCATTTTCTACTCAGGTAAAAACTAGTGCATAGAAAACCATATCCAACCAAAACTATAGTTTTATTTCCTGTAGTCATTTAAAGTgataagaaattttttttttttctagttcttGCCCAGAAGACTTAATACCCTCAGCATCAATTAATGCCAGTTTTCTGGCAATAGCATGACTGAGTTCCTATATTCTGATATTCAACAAAGATGAAGCAGAAACAACACCAAGTAAGTCAAGGATGTTGATACCATACATTATATTCAACACTGGAAGAAAGAGATATAAAACAATAATCATCATATAATCAATAGCTTCTTACACTTCTGATTCTCTTCAATCAAAAGGTTTTGGTAGTCTGCAGATTGTTTATCCATGCTGGACCTACAATGATACTTACATTTTAAAATCCAAGAGAGAAAAACTTATATCTTACCATAAAGGCCAAATGAGAAACTTAAAATTGCATGCATTTTAGAGGCCACTTCACTTCTCAATTCATTAACTTCTGCATACAGCTTGTCATTTTCACTCTTCAGATGCTGAATCAATTCCTCTGCAGCTGCAACAGAAGAATACAGTCCATTAAGAATTTTAGAGGGATTTATATGATTGCTCAATTTTTTTCAACTACTGATGAAACTACTATCAAAATTTTCAAGGTAACAAAGAACTTCTGTTCAAGTTTTGTTCATTTAATTAGTGACCAGTTCAAACAAGCATTTCACCAAAACAAACTTGAACTCTTTGCAAGCTGTTTTGTTCATTCTAGCCTACTCACATTCATGGTTATAATCAAATTATTGCTTCAATACACAAGATTGAATGTTATTTGTTCTTCACATATAGAGCTTGGACCTTAAATATTGGTTCAACAATCAGAACAAGCTTATGTATCACTATCTAGTAGTTGTTGTTTTTACCATCATCAGCAAATTAAATGTCAAAATGCTAAAACCACAATATACCTTCCAACAAATAAGAGATGGCATGACAACCACACATAAGGAAGGGTGACAAACAACAAAACCCAGTACTTGTGTGTGACATATATTTAGACATGGGTATAAGCGTATGACCCTCCAAATATATAGAAAACATTGAGTATACCATGATGAACAGTCACTTGTAAATCCAAGTAACATATGTCAGTACATCCTGTTTCTATTTTCAAAGCTTTTCATCACACTGTACCACCATCTCACTACCTACCTATAAAATAATTAGTAAATGAAATCAGACAAACCATTAACACTGACCAACAAGACAAAATGGTTTTGAATTAGATAATTCATTATTTGTTTAACTTCCTTTCATTAGAAAGGTCAAAACACAAACTTATGTTTAACGAAAGAGCCAAAGAGAATTgatattagttatttttctatgaTATATATACAAGATATAATATGTCTAACAAACAtagaagaggaaaagaaaaaCTATGGTAAGAGTAAAACTTTGCAATTCACATAAAATATGAACAAAACTTTGCAATTcacataaaatatgaaaatagggATTTAACAATAACATGAAGCTACACTTACCACGCACATAATTCACAAATTTCTCTTCTTGATCTCGATTTATGTCATCCATTTCGGAAAGTTTTCtcttctgaaaaaaaaaaaagaaacgaaGAGAAAAAAACATTTATGGAAAGATAAAAACCACGTTTCATAATCAAACAGATGGGGAAAAATCGCCAGTTCCATTTTAACCGAACTAAGATAACATTGTATGCACCTTGCAACTGAATTATCATTCGATACAAGTGCCTAATGccaaaaaaaagaagaataaaaCTTTTAAACATTTCGCTTTTTTTCTTCAGTCCTACTGGCAACCGAACTTATAAACAAAGAAATGGTATGATAGATCTATAAAGTAGGGAACAGAAGTGCAAATCTAAaagtataattaaaaaaaaaaaagaagaagaaaaatttagggtaaaaaagAGCTGAGACCTTAAGCTTGTCATATTTGTCGTAAAGCTTTGCATATAAAGGCTCCATCTGcgaaacaaataaaaaatccaGTTTATTCGTATAGACATATTTATTTATGCAAAATTAAGATGAAAATAATTGTTGAAATCCATAATTTTGGAAGTGATTAAATAAACCCACGTTTATGGGAGAAGGAAACAAAGCAAAAGGAAGTTAAAAAAGAAGCAGAAATCAGGAACTGACCTGATAATTCACGGATTAAATGATGAAGATAATATAACAAAGTTGATGAAAATTTAAAGGAGGGAAAATGGAATTTCAAGTCAAAGTGAAAATGACGGTAAAGAAAATGCAACGCTGGCGTTTACTTGTGTGGCACTGGCACTGATTCTCTAATTCCCAGGCTTGGAATGAGCAAGCCTGTGGAGGCTTGGCCTTGGGCTTGGCTGGATGAAAGCTAACTTAGACCCAcccataaaattaaataataaaagtacTTGTTATTTAACGCCAtagatattaaaaaattattaattaatgaatCAAACCCAACaattattttttatcaaaattgtGTATTTCTTGGATTGTTTCTAACAGGATTCATATGTTGAAATTTCACTATTAGTTCAAAATTTCAGAACGAAATAGTGAGACAAATTTGATGttgaaaaatataatttcaagTGTTTGAAtaatttcttcaataaaaataaaaaattatgtaaGTCCGCAATCCCATATTAAACTATAGCAAAATTCCTCTAAACAAAATTAATTACTAATGCAATGTTAGTTCAAGTCAAGACCAATAAGGAATATAAAAAACTAATGGCTGAAATATTCAACTTAATGGATTTTGGATCAGAAGACGAGAAATCTTCGATATTTTCAATCAAAACAGTAGATCTTGTAGAAGATACCACCTCATTAACTATCACCAGAACATaaaaaaatgatgataatttTGCAAAGACGAGATGCATGAAGGCAAAAACAAAAGATGAACAGGGTAGAAGTAATTTCCTACCAAAACCAATTAAAAATAAACAATAAGGTTCCTACCaagcaaaaacaaaaatgaaTAATGAGATTTCTTGTAAAAATATTGTAATTAAAGAATATATTCTctgtaaattataataataatttaaaagtaaGTATTATGCAATATTTATAATAATGTAAAAGATTGAATTATCAAAAAATATTGTATAAAATAAAGATATTACCCGTTTTCTATTAACATTTCAttctaaatttcaacattttAAGAATAATATTCTTATTTCCTACTATCATTTTCCCGATCCACCTTGAATTCTCATAATCACGAGATGTTCTTGTAGCAACAAGGGCATGAAAGGGTCTGAAAATTATAGTATGGGAATGGGAATCAATGAGCTATGAAACACATTCTTGTAAATTTATATACTAATTGAGCTTTAACACCAgcttgatttatttttaaatctaattaaattaatattagatAGTAGTTacatattttttataataaaaatcaaacttttctcgacattaaatttttttataaatataatatagatAGTTACATGGAAGGAATGTCTCCAAAGATTCTATATACTAAGTTCTAGAAACCCCAATGAGCGTGTTTGGGCCGACGGGTCCCACAGAGATACACGTGCAAGGGTTTGGTTTAGGAGCTGCCATTGACACCCAATAAATAGGCTTTGATCATCTTTTTGGCTTTTCTAAATGGTGAACATCATCATTATCATGCCTTTAAAAAGCTTCGCTGGAAAAGCACTgaattattatcatttctatggGGCCAAAAAAAGGAACGAACACGCTCCGGAAAAAAAGTACCCCATTGAGGTGGTTTGTTTTCTCTTTAATTTAAAGGGTATTAAGTAGCTTTGGAATATTCTTGCTGAAGGTTGTTAGGGGCTGCTGGAAAATTAGTAAGTTGATAGTTTTATTCATTTCCCGCTGATGGGTGTTTGTTTTGGGATTGGGAGGCTAAGAATTGGAGAGTTGACCTGAAACGGCTATCTCAAGTTGGCATCTGATTTGGGGATGCTCTGGTTCTAGACGGGGATTTGAAGGAGTTTTTGAAGTGGGGTTGCGGCTTTTTTGAAAGATTCATAGGGTTTTCTGTGATTCACATGTTGAAGAAGAAGCTACATTTTGGTTACTTTTCAAGTTTTGACCTTACACTGGTGGTGTTTTTGGTGTGAGGGGTTGTGGTTTTAGGCTTTAAACAGTTAAAGCAAAACTGGGTTTTCGTTTTATATTTTGAAAGAGCCCAGTTTTAAGGCCACTTACTTGTGTATTAGGTGTTCTTGAGCTTCAATTTTGGTATAGGGTTTAAAGCCTTTGTCGTCGGAGTTCTGCGAGAAAATGGCATGCATGAAACTTGGATCCAAAACTGATGCATTTAAAAGGCAAGGGCAGGCTTGGTATGTGCCTGATCTCTGCAATTCAACTTCATCTCCATCCCTCTCTGCCTACATATCTTCTGTCTTTGACTATTGtaagattattattatttattttcttgtttTGCTTCACTAAGTTTTAATGTCCACGTGGATGTGTCAAATGTGCTTTTTTTTCCCCTGTTATTTTAGCATTTAGTTTAAGTTGTTAGAGATACTTCCATGTTTAAATTTGCATCATGCATATGGATCAATAGAAATACTCGTATATGCATATTTTGGTTCTTGATTTAAGCGACCGAGTTACTTTTTGTTGTAAGAGATACATTTAACCATTATCATATCCATTTCCTATGGTACACGGCCTCTAGTACCCATGTCCCACGCATATTCGAATATAGATAAGGAGGTATGATACTCCAAATTTATGAAAAAATTCTGATTCTGAAAAGGTTGAGCATATCCGTGTAAGACATACCCGCTTCCAGTTGGGGTACCATTGATCCTATCCTCCTTGTTCCCTATGCTTACATTATGCATTTAGTGAACTATGATAGAATAAGTGACTTGGAATAACTCTTGGATTCTTCATTATCCATACCTGACACATGGATATAAGGATATGACCTCTAATGATCCTTTAAATACATGGACAAGCTATTCAGATACCCATGCCAGATACATATTCAGATCAGACATTCACACCAGAGTCTGAGTGACATAGGGGACAGATTAATATCAGGTTTAGGTTAATAGTACTAAGGATAGAAAATATAATTGCACCTTTTTGTTTTCCTTCCCAAAAGACCATGTTCCTTTTCAGAAGTTACAAATCTGacattttttttatcaatatttGTTAACTACATTGgaatcaagaaaaatgagaatATGGCATTTATTTCTTATCAATTCTAAGCATTTGGATGGAaaggaaatttttgaaaaattagcgCAATAATGCCCaataattattcttattattatctCATACTCTCAGGTGTATAACagaggaaatcatttcatattgCTGAACATTTTTGTTAAGGATGAACGATTAATGACTCTTCTCAAATAAGAATATTTTATAATATGGGACTAAACTTCCTGCATCTCTCTGTGCTTATGTGAGTCTTATTGTATTTCTCTTTATATTGAGCTTAATATGTATGTGATGCTTATAGGTTCTGCACGACTGGACTTCCTAGTGATATTGTTGTTGAAGTTGGAGAAATGTCCTTTCATCTTCACAAGGTAATTTTCCCTCATCATATATACTACTTTTTGATTGATGTGCCTGAGGAGTAATGACCCTCTTGTACTTGTTGAAATTCActgaatttaatatgtttatcaaATCTTGATGCATATTTTATCAGCTTATGCAAAAATAAAGATAGGAAATCCTTGCCATGTCCCACACCATCTTTCTGAGACCTCATATATCAGTTTCTCATGAGTTGAGATGGTACTTCtcctatgttttcatgcttttCCTTTTAAGGATCAATAATGCAAGTCCTTTAAATGAACTTGTACCTGTTGTCACATGCATGTTAAAATGAAGTGTCTATTGTCAAATAACTATTGATCTTTAAGTTCCTAATTGTCTTAACTTTCCTTTGGTGCAGTTCCCTTTACTCTCTAGAAGTGGGGTTATGGAAAGATTAATTGCAGAAGCATCTGAAGAAGGTGAAGAAAAGTGTTCCATATGCCTCCCTGACATTCCTGGAGGGGCCAAAACTTTTGAACTTGTGGCCAAGTTCTGCTATGGTGTGAAACTTGAACTCACTGCCTCAAATGTTGTGTACCTTCGATGTGCTGCTGAGCATTTAGAAATGACCGAGGAATATGGGGAAGGCAATCTTATTACCAAGACTGAAACCTTCCTTAATCAAGTAGTCCTCCGAAATTGGAAAGACTCCCTGAGAGCACTTCAAACCTGTGATGATATTATCTCTTATGACGAGGAACTGAATGTTACAAAAAGGTGCATCGAATCATTAGCCATTAAGGCATCTACTGACCCAAACCTTTCTGGGTGGCCCATAATGGAATATAGTGGTCCTATGCAGAGTCCTGGTGGAAGTGTGTTGTGGAATGGGATAAGTACAGGGGCTAGAGTAAAAAATACAAGTTCAGATTGGTGGTATGAGGATGCATCAACTTTAAGTTTTCCTCGCTATAAGAGATTGATTGCAGTCATGGAATCTCGTGGTATCAGACAGGAGATCATTGCTGGGTCTCTTACTTTTTATGCAAAAAAGTATCTACCTGGTTTGAACAGGTGCCTGGGTGCTACTGATACTAATTCTAGTACCTGTGTGGCACCCGTGGCCTTAGAGGCTCCTCCGTCAGAAGAAGATCAGAAACTGTTGCTGGAGGAGATTGATAGGTTGCTTCCTATTCAGAAAGGCCTTGTCCCCACCAACTTTCTCTTTGGACTGCTTCAAACAGCCTTAATTCTTCGAGTAAGCCCCTCCTATATATCTAACTTTGAGAAAAGGATTGGAATGCAGCTTGATCAAGCAACACTGGAAGATCTCCTGATACCTAATTTCTCCTGTTCTATGGAAACACTATATAATGTTGACTGTGTGCAGCAAattcttgaacattttcttgcAATGGACCAGATCACTGGTGGAGCCTCTCCATCTTTGGTTGATGATGGTCAGATTACCGCCTCGCCTTCATTAACACCAGTTACACTGGTAGCCAAGCTAATTGATGGGTACCTTGCAGAGGTTGCCTCTGATGTTAATTTGAAGCTCCCCAAGTTTCAGGCTCTTGCTGCTTCTGTTCCTGACTACTCCAGGCCCTTGGATGATGGTCTGTATCGTGCAGTAGACATTTATCTCAAGGTAGCGTCCCTACTGCACACATTTGCTACTTATGTTGTTTCTTCAGTTTGATATGCTGTAAATATAGCTGCAACTGGGTCACTAATCCAGGAACCTTGTCACAACTCTGCCCAAATGCATCATTCCTATGCTTTAACCTCAATTCATGTTGACCTTAGATTAGGATTCATGCATTGTTAAAGAGACATAAGTTGTCAATGCAGGATGTTTATGTCCTTGGTTCATTGTCTGGATATCTGGCATTTTAACATGATTACCTAAGTCGCTTCTCTCATCTGCTTGAAACAAAGTTAATGGGCCCAAAAAGCCAAATCTTATATGCATGGGTTATAGGAAGAAGTTTGATGAGAAGGCTAACACCATAATTTTTGTTCAAACTTGTTAACTTTCCTATGCTAATCAAACTTGCAGTCACACCCATGGTTGTCTGAATCTGAGAAAGAACAACTATGCCGGCTGATGGACTGCCAGAAGCTCTCCTTGGAAGCATGCACCCATGCTGCACAGAATGAGAGACTGCCACTAAGAATAGTTGTCCAAATCCTGTTCTTTGAGCAGCTTCAGCTTAGGACTTCAATCACAGGTTGCCTTTTGGTTTCCGATAATCTTGATGGATCTCGACAAAGCGGGGTCACAGGGCCCACGGAAAGAGGCTGGGCCTCAACCGCGAGAGAAAATCAGGTTTTGAAAGTAGGCATGGATAACATGAGAACACGGGTTTCTGAGCTTGAGAAGGAATGCTCGAACATGAAACAAGAAATCGAAAGGCTAGGTCGGGTAAAGAGCTTCACTTGGGGAAATGTCTCGAAGAGATTTGGATTCAAATTGAAGTCTCGAATGTGCAGTGCTCAGGAGGGTTCTATTAGCAACCAGAATACTGAAAGTAGAAAGAATGAGAAATTAAAAGACAGGCAAGGGCAACACAAGAAAAACTCAACTCCAAAATCCAGATAGGTAAAACTATTGATTTTCTCGTCTTTTTTATCCTTTTGTCTCATTGTTTGTTAAGTTCTTATTGTTTTGTACTTTTAAACTTTCCTAAACTAACTTCCCGCCTTTGA is part of the Gossypium arboreum isolate Shixiya-1 chromosome 5, ASM2569848v2, whole genome shotgun sequence genome and harbors:
- the LOC108472555 gene encoding uncharacterized protein LOC108472555, which codes for MEPLYAKLYDKYDKLKKRKLSEMDDINRDQEEKFVNYVRAAEELIQHLKSENDKLYAEVNELRSEVASKMHAILSFSFGLYDKALSLEVSRLQNLHHEGQNKDGKLDIVPTVSPRIAQVSSEKVSGRSIGMMTRKCSRESAAETNDNTITSVSTNCNVAMTNALAEDLSEKALSHADLTHFQLLECCKGSPDASATATARATCLFQALTECLLDMKISTNNQPGGLCISALHQSSGYSFSLTWINKAGGEEAELVYRVSSLGTFERVAPEWMRDVIKFSTGMCPLFFQRVAHVIKLHC
- the LOC108470428 gene encoding BTB/POZ domain-containing protein At1g30440-like isoform X1 — protein: MACMKLGSKTDAFKRQGQAWFCTTGLPSDIVVEVGEMSFHLHKFPLLSRSGVMERLIAEASEEGEEKCSICLPDIPGGAKTFELVAKFCYGVKLELTASNVVYLRCAAEHLEMTEEYGEGNLITKTETFLNQVVLRNWKDSLRALQTCDDIISYDEELNVTKRCIESLAIKASTDPNLSGWPIMEYSGPMQSPGGSVLWNGISTGARVKNTSSDWWYEDASTLSFPRYKRLIAVMESRGIRQEIIAGSLTFYAKKYLPGLNRCLGATDTNSSTCVAPVALEAPPSEEDQKLLLEEIDRLLPIQKGLVPTNFLFGLLQTALILRVSPSYISNFEKRIGMQLDQATLEDLLIPNFSCSMETLYNVDCVQQILEHFLAMDQITGGASPSLVDDGQITASPSLTPVTLVAKLIDGYLAEVASDVNLKLPKFQALAASVPDYSRPLDDGLYRAVDIYLKSHPWLSESEKEQLCRLMDCQKLSLEACTHAAQNERLPLRIVVQILFFEQLQLRTSITGCLLVSDNLDGSRQSGVTGPTERGWASTARENQVLKVGMDNMRTRVSELEKECSNMKQEIERLGRVKSFTWGNVSKRFGFKLKSRMCSAQEGSISNQNTESRKNEKLKDRQGQHKKNSTPKSR
- the LOC108470428 gene encoding BTB/POZ domain-containing protein At1g30440-like isoform X2 translates to MSFHLHKFPLLSRSGVMERLIAEASEEGEEKCSICLPDIPGGAKTFELVAKFCYGVKLELTASNVVYLRCAAEHLEMTEEYGEGNLITKTETFLNQVVLRNWKDSLRALQTCDDIISYDEELNVTKRCIESLAIKASTDPNLSGWPIMEYSGPMQSPGGSVLWNGISTGARVKNTSSDWWYEDASTLSFPRYKRLIAVMESRGIRQEIIAGSLTFYAKKYLPGLNRCLGATDTNSSTCVAPVALEAPPSEEDQKLLLEEIDRLLPIQKGLVPTNFLFGLLQTALILRVSPSYISNFEKRIGMQLDQATLEDLLIPNFSCSMETLYNVDCVQQILEHFLAMDQITGGASPSLVDDGQITASPSLTPVTLVAKLIDGYLAEVASDVNLKLPKFQALAASVPDYSRPLDDGLYRAVDIYLKSHPWLSESEKEQLCRLMDCQKLSLEACTHAAQNERLPLRIVVQILFFEQLQLRTSITGCLLVSDNLDGSRQSGVTGPTERGWASTARENQVLKVGMDNMRTRVSELEKECSNMKQEIERLGRVKSFTWGNVSKRFGFKLKSRMCSAQEGSISNQNTESRKNEKLKDRQGQHKKNSTPKSR